The Fusibacter sp. A1 DNA segment ATTCTTGGAAGCTGGAATGGAAGTGGATGTTGCTAGTATTAAAGGTGGAGAAATTCCTATAGATCCTCAATCCTTTAATTACTTCATAATTTCTGATGAAGATAAGAGATACAAAAAAGACAGTGTCTTTCAAGCTAAGGTAAAGAACTCACTGAAAATTGATGACGTCGACTTTACAGCTTATGATACTATTTTTCTAGCTGGTGGTTGGGGAGCAGCTTATGACTTAGCGCAATCAGATGTTCTTGCTGAGAAAGTATCAGAGGCTTATTACTCAGAGAAAGAAACAATCATTGGTTCTGTTTGTCATGGTTCATTAGGGCTTGTAAGCGCTAAAGACAAAGAGGGGAATTTACTAATAGAAGGCCGTCGAGTAACAGGTGTTACTAACGCTCAACTTGAAGCGTTAAACATCATGGTGACACCACTACATCCTGAAACAGAGTTGAAAAAATCTGGAGCTATATATGAAAGTAGTACTGCTTTTAATGACCTGTTTGCTACACATGTAACTGTGGACGAGGAAGGACGTTTTGTCACTGGACAAAATCAAAATTCAGGTATGGAAGCTGCAGTTAAGATTACAGAAATACTATCAAATAAATAGGAGTTGTCTATGGAACAGAGAAGTAATAAAGTTAAAGCACCTTCTAAAGATGTAAGTTTTTTAAAAAAGGCAAGAAAACATCTGTTTACAATTTTCATCATGCTACCAGGAATTTTGTTCTTGTTTCTAGGATTTCAGTGGTTGGTTGCACCGGAAGATGCAGCCGCTGCACTGATGATGCCGTTATTAAATGGAGCTGGCCTTAATAGTCAAATCGGTGATATCGGTGGACTTTTCCTTGGTATGGGACTTTTGGTTATGGGTGCAGTCACAACAAAAAAATCGGATTTGCTATTATCAGTTTCAGTGCTATTATCTTGTATAGCAACATATCGTTTAATTTCTTTTGCCCTATGTGATGCAACGCTTATTGTTCAAATGTTTGTTGTAGAAACGGTAATAGCAATTTGGTATTTAGTTGCTTCAAAAAAAATGAATGAGAGGGAGCAAAAGAATGCATAAGTCCAAAATACTATCAACTCTTCTAGTATGTAGTACATTGACAATTAATTCATTTTCATATGCTGCTACTGCATATTCTAAGGATGACTATTTGGATAAGATAAATCCTCCAGACGATCCGAATGTTGTTGTTATCCTAGTCGACGATCTAGGTTTTACAGATCTAGGTGTATATGGTAGTGAAATAAAAACACCTAACATTGATAGGTTAGCGAATCAGGGAGTTAAGTTTTCTAACTTTCACACGTCTGCAAGCTGTGCACCCTCAAGAGCAATGCTCCTTACTGGGGTAGATAATCACTTGGCAGGTGTGCCAAATATACCAGAAGCGCTGCCACCAGAACAAGCATCAGAAGACAATTATCAAGGTGTTCTCAGTAATAATGTTGCAACGGTTGCATCTATCTTAAACGATGATGGTTACCATACTTACATGACAGGGAAATGGCATCTTGGGAAAACAAAAGAGAATTTGCCCTACAATAGAGGTTTTGAACGCACACTATCAATGGCTGATACGGGTGCTGACAATTGGGAGCAAAGACCATACATGTCCATGTATGATCATGCTCATTGGACCAAAGATGGTAAGGAAATACAACTGGAAGCACCTTTTTATTCTTCTGAACTTTTAGTCGATGAAATGATTGGCTTTATTGACTCAAATATGGATGATGGAAAGCCATTCTTCTCATATGTTTCTTTCCTAGCGGTGCATATGCCCGTACAAGCGCCAGAGGAGTTCACTGACATGTACTTGGAAACTTATGAAGAGGGCTGGACTGCCTTGCGTGACAGTCGTTATGGTTCTGCGAAGGAAATTGGTCTGGTTCCAAAGGACAGTGACATGCTTCACCATGATTTCATAGATGATTGGGATGATTTAAGTGAAGAAGAAAAAGAGTTTGAGGCCAAAAGAATGGCGGTCTATGCAGGCATGGTATCAGCTATGGATTATAATGTTGGTCGCTTAATAGACTATTTGGAAGCCGTTGGGCAACTAGAGAATACAATTTTCATTATCACATCAGACAATGGTCCAGATGGTGCCAGTATGGCAGATAGTGAAATACAATCAATGGGCTATACACACAATTATCATGACTTAGGAGAAATTGGCAGTTTTAATTATATTGATCAGAACTTTGCCAGTGCAGCAGCTTCGCCACTGACCTACTTTAAGTTTTATTCCGGTGAAGGTGGACTTCGAGTGCCGCTTATTTTCACAGGTCCTGGTATTGATAAGCGTGAAGGTTTTCAAAATGCCTTTACTCATGTAACCGATATTACCCCAACTATCCTTGAAATGACAGATACAGAGGCACCTGAGGGGAGGTTCTCGGGTAGAGAAGTTGAACCTATAACAGGAAAAAACCTTACCCCAATTTTGAAAGGGACAAAGGATTCTATATATTCAGAGGATGACTACGTGGGATATGAGGTTGCAGGAAATCTAGCCTTGTTCAATAATGGCTATAAGTTAATGTTGAATCGTCCATCTCTGGGTGATAGTGAATGGTATCTATTTGACATAGTGAATGATCCTGGTGAAACTAAGGATTTAAAATATGACAATCCTGTTCAGTTTCAACATATGATGAACTTGTATCAACGTTATACCAAAGAAAAAGGTGTGTTACCTGTACCAGATAATTATAACCAAATATACGAAGTAAGTCAGAAGATAGGACGTAAAAAATTAGGTAATACACTGGTTGTACTGATTCTTGTTTTCCTTACTACAAGTATATTCGCCCTGTTTGGGAGACAAAAGAAAATCTTGTATAAAGAAACTGAAAAAATCTCTTAGAGGAGTAAGAAATGATTGATATCAGGTTCTTTTTACATATGATAGGAGACTAAATCATGGATACTTTTCACCTGATGGCAAAGCCTGCAGGACCTGCATGCAATCTTAACTGCACTTATTGCTTTTATCTTGAGAAGAAAAAGTATTATAACCAAGGCAAGACTTCTATGAGTGATCGTGTTTTGAAAACATATATCAAGAAGTACATCCAATCTCAAAAAAGGCAGAGTGTAGTGTTTACCTGGCAAGGAGGAGAACCAACCTTGCTGGGACTTGACTTCTTCAGAAAAGTCGTGAAATATCAAAAACAGTTCAAGCAAAATAAAATCATATCAAATTCTCTTCAAACAAACGGGACTTTGATCAACGATACATGGTGTCGTTTTCTAAAAAAAAATAAATTTCTAGTAGGTATCAGTCTAGATGGTCCCGAGGAGATTCATAACATTCATAGAAAGTACAGTAGTGGTAGTAGTACATGTAGCCATGTAGAGAAGGCTATTAAGCTTTTACAAAAGTATGATGTGGATTTCAACGTCCTTACTACTGTAAATGATATAAACGTCAAAGAATCCCAAAAACTTTATGACTACTATAAGAGAATGGGTATTAAGTACATTCAATTTATTCCTATTGTGGAAAGATCAAGTGAAGAACCTGATAATGTTACGAATCTGAATCTTTCCTCCCCTGAGGACCTAAATAGTGAAAACCAAGTTACGCCTTGGTCTGTTGATCCGGAGCGTTATGGTAATTTTCTTGTTGAGATATTTGACAGATGGGTACGTAATGATATAGGGAAAACATTCTATATGAATTTCGAATGGGCCTTAAGTGCTGTTATTCATGGTGTATCAGGTAGCTGTCATTTTGCAAAAAAATGTGGTAGTGCTGGGATTGTTGAACACAACGGTGATGTCTACTCATGTGATCACTATGTATATCCTTCAAATAAAATTGGAAATATACTTCAAGATGATCTATCATTAATTTTCAATTCAAATAAGCAAGAGATTTTTGGAAATGAAAAGCAAAAGGGGCTAAGTGAAGAATGTATAAACTGTCAAGTCCTTCATCTCTGTTACGGCGGATGTCCCAAACATCGATTTGTTGAAGGTCAGAACTATTTGTGCAGTGCGTATAAAAGGTTCTTCACACACATTAAACCATATGCAGAAGCAGCTAGAGACTTAATCAAACAAGGGAAACCATTAACAGATTTGATGATGATAAGAATAATTGATAAGTAAGTTCTGGACTCAAATTCAAGTTCTAGTAATTATTAGTTTCTACATGGGCAGTGGTAAAAGAAAATATATGAAAGTTGTGTTAAGGTAGTTTTCAAAAACTTCCCAACATTTTCCCAACAAAGTTATAGATTGATATCGGTTTATACAAAGATTATAGGCTAAAAACCGAGTTGTTTCAGACGGTCCTGATAAACTAAAGTTGTAACACCAGGTGATAGTTTGATCTTGTCTACATCCACACAAATTGAAATCATTATGTGAAAAGGATCGAAAGCTAATACAGCTGGTCCTTTTTTATTTCACACTAATTAGAGACTAGTGTTAATCTAAGAAATACTCAAAAATTACTTGGATATATATGATAAGATTAAAGAGACACTCGCACAACACATTGGGTTAGTTGATAGAAAATATGAATTAGAGATGTTGTATATTTTAGATAAGGAGGGGAATTGAGTTTAACTACACTTTTACAAAGACCAGAAGTAAAAGCAAAATTTAAAGAGGAGTTTATTAAACCACGTTTTAAGTACAATAAAGAATTATTAGCAGAACCATTGACTAATAATTATAGCGTGATTGGTGTTGCATTTGATTATTTGGCGAGATTTCATATTGAAAAGGTGAATTCTCATCATAATGTTAAATCAAGGCAGTGGATTGCAGAAACATATGTTGAAAGGTCATGTCTTCTTCCTTGGAAAGAAGATGCATATAATATGATTATTGAGGAAGTTAAGTATGCAAAAGAAGAGTTTATGGTTGAAGGGATTGTTGATGAATTTCTGATTAAACCTCTTATTAAGATGTCCAGAATTGATATGATTCATCGTTCAGCACAGAATGATATTGATGTGTTTGCTGAAGTCGATTCAAAAGATATAGAAGACATTCAAAATTTGTATAACGTTTTTAAACAACAGGATTGGGTCGCTAAAGATGTTTGTTATTTAAATCCAGTTTTTGGTGAAGCTTCATTAATGGTTGGTGGTGCTGATGCCGATTTAATTTTTAACGATGTGTTAATTGACTTCAAAACTATTAAAAAAGCAGGGATGACTCGTACCAGTTTTGACCAACTCATGGGATATTATCTCTTAAATGAAATTGGTGGCATTACAGAAAAAGGTAAAATCCAAACAATAAATAGTGTAGCAATTTATTCGTCTCGATATGGAGAAATAATGAAAATCGATATTGAAGATATCTTTGACACAAATCGACTACCTGAACTAAAATCATGGATGAAAGAAGTTTCCAAAAAGAAATAAAAGAGATTCATCAACAACTCCTATGACCTCTATTCAGATGACAATTTAATTCATGAAAATAAAGATACCTCTCTGTATGAACTTATATAATTACTGCCCTACCATATTGGGAAAAAGTACGTCGTAAAATCGCTAAAGTCGATTAATACCAACGTGTCGTCGAAAGGAATATGCTCATTCAAATGGCAGAAAAATTATTTTATATTGACCATACTTTTACAAAGGTATGCGTAAATTTTAGTTAGTCATACAAATTGAAAGATTTACTTGAGTATTAAACAGATAATCATGTAGAATTTCTGTAGTGATAGTTTACACATTATTTATCTGCGACCTAGTTACAACACATGTCGAGTGTTGCTCACTACTAGTGAAGAAATAGTAAAAAGGTACTTCGTTAATCTGAAGTACCTTTTTAAGTTGCTTCTGAATATTGCGATAATTTTCATGAAGTGATACCATATAATGGATAATAAAAATATTATTATGGTAAGGGGGGAGTTAAATGTCTACAAAAAATGAGTTCCATAAATGGGTGAACCAATTAGAAAGTAAAGATTTGAGTGACATAGATTGTAAACTTATCAATATTCTAACCGACAATTTTGATATTATTGAACCATTATCAACTGCTGGAGGATCTAGGGCTAAAAAGTTAGTAGATTTAATTACCAGTAATCATGAAACTGCATCACCAGAACTTAATCTCACTAAATCTGAAGAAGCAGAAGCGAAAGGAGATAATCTGAAGATAGATAGCTTAAATATTGGTCCTTTTCGTGGATTTGTATCAGAAGAGAAGTTTACTTTTGATAAAAAGTATACATTCATATATGGGCCAAATGGTTCTGGTAAATCAAGTTTTTGTGAAGGTCTTGAGTTAGCATTATTTGGAGATGTAGAAGAAGCTAGAGGAAAAAGAATCAAACTCGCTGATTATATTGAAAATGCAGATGTAAAAAAATCAGAAGTCCCAAAAGCATTTGGCAAGAATGAAGACAAAGAACTAATTCAAATTATTCCTAATAGCCAGCTTTACAGGTTTTCATTTTTTGAAAAGAATCGAATTGATAGTTTTGCTAGAATAACAGCTGAAACAGCAAGTGCGCAGAAAGATAGAATAGCTACTTTATTTGGTCTCGATAGTTTTAACAAATTTGTAGATGGATTCACAGAGAATTTTGACAAATACTTGTCAACAAATAACGTTAAGGAAAAAAAGTTTTCTGAGGTATCTGTTAAGTATGAGCAAGACAAAGTAAACCTCCAGAACTTAAAGCGTGATTTAGAAAAGTGCAATAAGGATATAAAAGACCTTATTAGTGAAATAAATAGAGAAGATGTGATTACTAAAGCTGATATAGAGTTATTCTTAAAAGGAGATGAGAATAAACAAGGATATCTTAATGAACTTCAGAAATTGAATGTGGAGCAAATTCCAGAAAATCAAGATGTAAAAATATTTGATGAATTTTTCTTGTTTCCTGATCGAGTTAACAAACATATCGAGTGCTATAAAAAGTCTCAGGAAGCTTTAACGAAGGAAGCATCAAAGGTTGATTATAAAGATCTTTATAGTTCGATTATATCATTGAGACAACATCAGGAAGGCCAAATGACGAAATGTCCTGCGTGTAAAACACCACTGGACAAAGTTGTTGTAAATCCTTATGAAAACGCGTCATTGGAATTAGAAAACTTTAAAAATATTATTGCAATTCAATCAGAATTCAAATCAAGTGGTGAAAACATAATTAAACTATTTAGTGACTTCAAGCGGTTTATAACC contains these protein-coding regions:
- a CDS encoding arylsulfatase, which gives rise to MHKSKILSTLLVCSTLTINSFSYAATAYSKDDYLDKINPPDDPNVVVILVDDLGFTDLGVYGSEIKTPNIDRLANQGVKFSNFHTSASCAPSRAMLLTGVDNHLAGVPNIPEALPPEQASEDNYQGVLSNNVATVASILNDDGYHTYMTGKWHLGKTKENLPYNRGFERTLSMADTGADNWEQRPYMSMYDHAHWTKDGKEIQLEAPFYSSELLVDEMIGFIDSNMDDGKPFFSYVSFLAVHMPVQAPEEFTDMYLETYEEGWTALRDSRYGSAKEIGLVPKDSDMLHHDFIDDWDDLSEEEKEFEAKRMAVYAGMVSAMDYNVGRLIDYLEAVGQLENTIFIITSDNGPDGASMADSEIQSMGYTHNYHDLGEIGSFNYIDQNFASAAASPLTYFKFYSGEGGLRVPLIFTGPGIDKREGFQNAFTHVTDITPTILEMTDTEAPEGRFSGREVEPITGKNLTPILKGTKDSIYSEDDYVGYEVAGNLALFNNGYKLMLNRPSLGDSEWYLFDIVNDPGETKDLKYDNPVQFQHMMNLYQRYTKEKGVLPVPDNYNQIYEVSQKIGRKKLGNTLVVLILVFLTTSIFALFGRQKKILYKETEKIS
- a CDS encoding anaerobic sulfatase maturase, which produces MDTFHLMAKPAGPACNLNCTYCFYLEKKKYYNQGKTSMSDRVLKTYIKKYIQSQKRQSVVFTWQGGEPTLLGLDFFRKVVKYQKQFKQNKIISNSLQTNGTLINDTWCRFLKKNKFLVGISLDGPEEIHNIHRKYSSGSSTCSHVEKAIKLLQKYDVDFNVLTTVNDINVKESQKLYDYYKRMGIKYIQFIPIVERSSEEPDNVTNLNLSSPEDLNSENQVTPWSVDPERYGNFLVEIFDRWVRNDIGKTFYMNFEWALSAVIHGVSGSCHFAKKCGSAGIVEHNGDVYSCDHYVYPSNKIGNILQDDLSLIFNSNKQEIFGNEKQKGLSEECINCQVLHLCYGGCPKHRFVEGQNYLCSAYKRFFTHIKPYAEAARDLIKQGKPLTDLMMIRIIDK
- a CDS encoding type 1 glutamine amidotransferase domain-containing protein yields the protein MKVGRKKMILMIVGIIAAVLLVLVLTGPTIMQALGLHPEYDGPTYKAEGKRALIITTSHGVLAPVGETDGKATGVFGSELTHPYYAFLEAGMEVDVASIKGGEIPIDPQSFNYFIISDEDKRYKKDSVFQAKVKNSLKIDDVDFTAYDTIFLAGGWGAAYDLAQSDVLAEKVSEAYYSEKETIIGSVCHGSLGLVSAKDKEGNLLIEGRRVTGVTNAQLEALNIMVTPLHPETELKKSGAIYESSTAFNDLFATHVTVDEEGRFVTGQNQNSGMEAAVKITEILSNK
- a CDS encoding DUF4345 family protein translates to MEQRSNKVKAPSKDVSFLKKARKHLFTIFIMLPGILFLFLGFQWLVAPEDAAAALMMPLLNGAGLNSQIGDIGGLFLGMGLLVMGAVTTKKSDLLLSVSVLLSCIATYRLISFALCDATLIVQMFVVETVIAIWYLVASKKMNEREQKNA